In Primulina huaijiensis isolate GDHJ02 chromosome 16, ASM1229523v2, whole genome shotgun sequence, a single genomic region encodes these proteins:
- the LOC140962107 gene encoding F-box/kelch-repeat protein SKIP25-like, whose protein sequence is MRTLLSTILDFPTTTTTSFTSAGRSSAKRPKLHHLLKAEKGEDHNHHIQQQALLPDLPDHIAQLCLSLVPPSTLYSVCHSWRQLIYDPSFPPFLSLYALFEKTEPRPQALNSFQFCSFDPISCDWKHLPPPPPGLDSRFLLRHPSFISRKLPIQSVAVSGKLIFLAATADQLQPALSKPLIFDPITKQWAHGPSILKPRRWCAAGASRTTVFVASGIGSHYNTDVARSVDKWDLNFQSDKQEWSWEKMRNLKDGKFSRDAIEAVGWRGKLCMVNVKGDAAKDGTIYDVETDSWQDMPEGMLAGWRGPAAAMEEETIYVVDESKGSLKRYDQFRDMWEEVVKNEMLKGAQQIAVARGKVCVLRADGGGIVVVDVAASPARLCVVDAPPGLQGVAIHILPRLSQQEIQTK, encoded by the coding sequence ATGAGAACTCTATTATCTACAATTCTTGACTTTCCGACCACCACCACCACTTCTTTCACTTCCGCTGGCAGGTCCTCGGCCAAAAGACCTAAACTCCACCATCTCCTGAAGGCGGAGAAGGGAGAGGATCACAACCACCACATCCAGCAGCAGGCTCTCCTCCCTGATCTCCCCGATCACATAGCTCAACTCTGTCTTTCTCTCGTTCCCCCTTCTACTCTCTACTCCGTCTGCCATTCTTGGAGGCAACTCATCTACGATCCATCTTTTCCCCCATTTCTTTCTCTCTACGCTCTCTTTGAAAAAACAGAACCCCGACCGCAGGCTTTAAATTCCTTCCAGTTCTGTTCCTTTGATCCCATTTCTTGTGATTGGAAACACTTGCCTCCGCCTCCACCTGGATTGGATTCTCGCTTCCTCTTGCGACACCCTTCCTTTATTTCACGTAAGCTTCCCATCCAATCAGTTGCCGTCTCTGGAAAACTCATATTTCTAGCCGCCACTGCTGATCAACTCCAGCCTGCTTTATCCAAACCCCTAATATTCGACCCGATCACGAAACAGTGGGCACACGGTCCCTCAATTCTCAAACCTCGTCGATGGTGCGCTGCCGGAGCTTCACGCACCACCGTTTTTGTTGCGAGTGGGATCGGGTCCCACTACAACACCGACGTTGCGAGGTCTGTGGACAAATGGGACCTAAATTTTCAGTCTGACAAACAAGAATGGAGCTGGGAAAAGATGAGGAATCTTAAAGATGGGAAGTTCAGTCGCGATGCGATCGAAGCCGTTGGATGGAGAGGAAAATTATGCATGGTGAACGTGAAAGGCGATGCAGCCAAGGATGGTACAATATACGACGTTGAAACGGATTCTTGGCAGGATATGCCGGAAGGGATGCTTGCTGGGTGGCGAGGCCCAGCTGCGGCGATGGAGGAGGAGACGATATACGTGGTGGATGAATCGAAAGGATCATTGAAAAGGTACGATCAATTCAGGGACATGTGGGAGGAGGTGGTGAAAAATGAAATGCTCAAAGGGGCTCAGCAAATCGCGGTGGCACGGGGGAAAGTGTGTGTGCTCCGTGCTGATGGCGGCGGAATCGTGGTGGTGGACGTAGCAGCTTCGCCGGCCAGGCTGTGTGTTGTGGATGCTCCGCCGGGTTTACAAGGAGTCGCGATTCATATCTTGCCCAGATTGAGCCAGCAAGAAATTCAAACCAAGTGA
- the LOC140961826 gene encoding uncharacterized protein isoform X2, whose amino-acid sequence MHSVKQKVSDAAAAAKEHVDVLKAKAGEKAEISTARTKEGKEIAKERRKAKEAEANMRLHEAKARHAAEKLQGKQHGLFGHNHHGPGTAPVKHGHNHHTGATVPPANVAAPAHNPLGGHRRHHHHHHMGLK is encoded by the exons ATGCATTCTGTGAAACAAAAGGTAAGTGACGCTGCCGCAGCTGCCAAGGAGCATGTTGACGTCCTTAAAGCCAAAGCTGGAGAGAAG GCGGAGATATCTACGGCAAGGACGAAGGAAGGGAAAGAGATTGCTAAAGAACGGAGGAAAGCGAAGGAGGCTGAGGCCAATATGAGGCTGCACGAAGCCAAGGCTCGGCATGCGGCCGAGAAATTGCAAGGAAAGCAACACGGGCTTTTTGGTCATAACCACCACGGCCCAGGTACAGCTCCGGTGAAGCACGGCCATAATCATCACACAG GCGCGACTGTTCCACCGGCGAATGTTGCAGCTCCAGCCCATAACCCTCTTGGCGGCCACCGacgccaccaccaccaccatcaCATGGGCCTGAAATGA
- the LOC140961826 gene encoding uncharacterized protein isoform X1, translating to MHSVKQKVSDAAAAAKEHVDVLKAKAGEKAEISTARTKEGKEIAKERRKAKEAEANMRLHEAKARHAAEKLQGKQHGLFGHNHHGPGTAPVKHGHNHHTGATVPTANATAPGYGHYNHTGATVPPANVAAPAHNPLGGHRRHHHHHHMGLK from the exons ATGCATTCTGTGAAACAAAAGGTAAGTGACGCTGCCGCAGCTGCCAAGGAGCATGTTGACGTCCTTAAAGCCAAAGCTGGAGAGAAG GCGGAGATATCTACGGCAAGGACGAAGGAAGGGAAAGAGATTGCTAAAGAACGGAGGAAAGCGAAGGAGGCTGAGGCCAATATGAGGCTGCACGAAGCCAAGGCTCGGCATGCGGCCGAGAAATTGCAAGGAAAGCAACACGGGCTTTTTGGTCATAACCACCACGGCCCAGGTACAGCTCCGGTGAAGCACGGCCATAATCATCACACAGGTGCCACTGTCCCAACGGCGAATGCTACGGCTCCTGGCTATGGTCATTATAATCACACAGGCGCGACTGTTCCACCGGCGAATGTTGCAGCTCCAGCCCATAACCCTCTTGGCGGCCACCGacgccaccaccaccaccatcaCATGGGCCTGAAATGA
- the LOC140960781 gene encoding uncharacterized protein — protein sequence MGLRGSKCNAPAASSLSSSSSSGAVVRRNRSTRSRLLKSSCLRNRFDDDETQVSDCPGEENGNTVCCPTESKTVSSPVSAEIYRKDIADQNDHTNCITSDVELDEWGESGFTDSVSREHNASRVLSSQSLNLTSRFLSRFSFYPGNLSFRLSRAKSLGLSNPYPTTSTTVTILNDEEKREDPSVSAVHRLIRSRGCKIFPTCFNNRPFRMRRGHCPSNGLRFGPYDSDYFDNSQDDQRMNSRRDMVISRGDARIDCTLNLFSPINNSNTDAAGLRSSDRRIAARERIERNIRFSRTLSVGRLRDRVLRRSLVPDLDLYRFQQDEEVRHSSQVTERQDSGDTPGEVVSYGNDISLPVSSGNALSNMSISFYGTQNQEFEIPRARDTGYHDVGEHRSNFIERRRRIRSQVRALQRLGSRLENLSGHDRSCILSGQHLGGRCTCHIAAREVSSNDEATARASVSRIGMLAEALFEVLDEIHQQSVALSTRHTASSMASIPAPDKVVESLPLKIFSKLKRKPSDEVAQCYICLVEYEDGDRMRILPCHHEFHRACVDKWLKEIHRVCPLCRGDICRLDSSTT from the exons ATGGGGTTAAGAGGTAGTAAGTGTAATGCACCTGCCGCTTCGTCGCTGTCATCTTCATCGTCATCTGGAGCTGTTGTACGTAGGAACCGGTCCACCAGAAGCAGACTGTTGAAATCTTCTTGCCTCCGAAATCGCTTCGATGATGATGAAACCCAG GTATCTGATTGCCCCGGTGAAGAGAATGGAAATACTGTCTGTTGTCCAACTGAGTCGAAAACAGTTTCTTCTCCAGTTTCCGCTGAAATTTACAGGAAAGATATAGCTGACCAAAATGATCACACGAACTGCATTACCTCTGACGTCGAGCTCGATGAGTGGGGTGAATCAGGTTTCACTGATTCTGTGTCTAGGGAACATAATGCATCTCGAGTGCTGTCCTCTCAGTCACTTAATCTTACCAGTCGTTTCCTTTCTCGCTTCAGTTTCTATCCTGGAAACTTAAGCTTCCGGCTGAGCCGGGCAAAAAGTTTGGGCTTGTCAAACCCTTATCCCACTACTTCTACGACTGTCACAATTTTGAATGACGAAGAGAAGCGAGAAGATCCGTCAGTTAGTGCGGTTCATAGACTAATCAGGTCACGAGGTTGCAAAATCTTTCCTACGTGTTTTAATAATAGACCTTTCAGAATGAGACGTGGGCATTGTCCATCTAATGGTTTGCGTTTCGGTCCATATGATTCTGATTATTTCGATAATTCGCAAGATGATCAAAGGATGAATTCTAGACGTGATATGGTGATCAGTAGAGGTGATGCAAGAATAGACTGCACtctgaatttattttctcctaTAAACAATAGCAACACAGATGCTGCTGGACTAAGAAGTTCCGACAGACGAATTGCTGCTCGGGAACGAATAGAACGTAACATTCGATTCAGCAGGACGTTAAGTGTTGGAAGGCTTCGTGATAGAGTCCTTCGCAGATCACTTGTTCCTGATTTAGATCTATATCGTTTTCAACAAGATGAAGAAGTGAGACATAGTAGTCAAGTTACTGAGAGACAAGATTCAGGTGATACACCAGGGGAAGTGGTGTCCTATGGAAATGATATTAGTCTGCCGGTTTCTTCTGGTAATGCCTTATCAAACATGTCAATATCCTTTTATGGtactcaaaatcaagaatttgaaaTCCCACGAGCTAGGGACACTGGATACCATGATGTCGGGGAGCATCGATCAAATTTCATTGAACGTAGAAGAAGAATAAGATCTCAG GTACGGGCACTTCAACGACTAGGAAGCCGTTTAGAGAATCTATCTGGCCATGACAGGTCTTGCATCTTATCTGGTCAGCATCTAGGTGGTCGTTGCACTTGTCACATTGCTGCTCGAGAGGTTAGTTCAAATGATGAAGCTACTGCAAGGGCTAGCGTATCTAGAATCGGGATGTTAGCAGAGGCTTTATTCGAG GTTCTCGATGAAATTCACCAACAATCTGTTGCTTTATCCACTCGGCATACCGCATCTTCAATGGCATCCATTCCAGCACCCGACAAAGTGGTGGAGTCACTACCTTTGAAGATATTTAGCAAATTGAAAAGGAAGCCAAGTGATGAAGTTGCACA ATGTTACATATGCCTTGTTGAATACGAGGATGGAGATAGGATGAGGATATTGCCTTGCCATCACGAATTCCATAGAGCATGTGTGGATAAATGGCTTAAAGAAATTCACAG GGTTTGCCCTCTTTGTCGAGGAGACATTTGCAGACTCGACTCCTCGACCACATGA